In one window of Reinekea forsetii DNA:
- a CDS encoding ArsR/SmtB family transcription factor, producing MNLSDYAAFFKAISDPTRLTVLQLLGSSAYGVLELSEMLDVKQSGMSHHLKVLSKAGWVDSRREGNSIYYRRSLGDALNVQQQLFRELDQQPLPEPVLAQQQRIRAERLTRARQFFVEHANEFVLHQERIVLFEHYGPEALQLLDSLQRSPHERVLEVGPGKGEFLKALAQRFQLVVGVDISPVMLAQATDHLGHGSSVELIEGNTDTLLGQADRFDIIFYNMVLHHVPMPEAEIAQCALLLNPNGVLIVTDLCRHDQEWARDQCGDQWLGFEPEELHQWAGRHGLAHDQTRFLALRNGFQVQTQVYRNV from the coding sequence ATGAACCTATCCGATTACGCGGCGTTTTTTAAAGCCATCAGTGACCCAACCCGGCTAACCGTGCTGCAATTGCTCGGCAGCAGCGCCTATGGGGTGCTGGAATTGAGTGAAATGCTCGATGTGAAACAGTCGGGCATGAGTCACCACCTTAAGGTTTTAAGTAAGGCCGGCTGGGTCGACAGCCGACGCGAGGGCAATAGTATCTATTATCGCCGCTCGCTCGGGGATGCGCTCAATGTCCAACAGCAACTGTTTCGTGAATTGGATCAGCAGCCCTTACCCGAGCCAGTACTGGCTCAGCAGCAGCGTATTCGCGCCGAGCGGTTGACTCGCGCACGGCAGTTTTTTGTTGAGCATGCCAACGAGTTTGTTCTGCACCAGGAGCGCATCGTGCTGTTTGAGCATTACGGGCCAGAGGCACTGCAGCTGTTGGACAGCCTTCAGCGCTCGCCGCACGAGCGGGTCCTGGAAGTCGGCCCCGGCAAAGGCGAGTTTCTTAAGGCCTTAGCTCAGCGCTTTCAGCTGGTCGTCGGTGTCGATATTTCGCCGGTCATGTTGGCGCAAGCAACGGATCATTTGGGGCACGGCTCGTCCGTTGAACTGATCGAAGGCAATACCGATACCCTGCTCGGGCAGGCGGATCGGTTCGATATCATTTTCTATAACATGGTTTTGCACCATGTGCCGATGCCCGAGGCAGAGATTGCCCAATGCGCCCTGTTGCTTAATCCCAACGGTGTGCTGATCGTAACCGATCTGTGTCGGCACGATCAGGAGTGGGCGCGTGACCAATGTGGTGACCAGTGGCTAGGTTTTGAACCGGAAGAATTACATCAGTGGGCGGGCCGACACGGTCTGGCGCACGATCAAACACGATTTTTAGCGTTGCGAAATGGCTTTCAGGTGCAAACCCAAGTCTACCGTAACGTTTGA
- a CDS encoding Gfo/Idh/MocA family protein has translation MTLGYGIIGCGMMGQEHIRNIQLLPQASVRAVYEPDPEMQQRILALVPEVRFEASIETLLAAPDLDALVIASPNFMHAEQLLAVLAQTDLPVLVEKPLVTCREDIERIRQAAAGHRAPLWVAMEYRYMPPVAALLGQIRSGAHGVTRQFSVREHRFPFLTKVGDWNRFNKNTGGTLVEKCCHFFDLMRLQSQSEAIRVFASGGIDVNHLDERYDGQAPDILDNAYVIVDFANGQRALLELCMFAEGSRYQEELCALGERGKLEASVPGPGRFWNTELGPAPTPQLVFSPRQPSGPVITSIPVDPTLLAAGDHNGSTYYQHLGFYRAITDGQAVEVSVADGLKAVVLGLAAQQSIATGLAVAISNDGWHFE, from the coding sequence ATGACCTTAGGCTATGGAATCATCGGTTGCGGCATGATGGGCCAAGAGCACATTCGCAATATTCAGCTACTGCCCCAGGCCAGTGTACGTGCGGTCTATGAGCCGGACCCTGAAATGCAACAACGGATCTTGGCGCTGGTGCCCGAGGTCCGCTTCGAAGCGTCGATCGAGACCTTATTGGCGGCGCCAGACCTGGATGCCCTGGTCATCGCCAGCCCCAACTTTATGCACGCCGAGCAACTCTTGGCGGTACTGGCCCAGACCGACTTACCCGTTCTGGTGGAAAAGCCGTTGGTCACCTGTCGCGAGGATATCGAGCGCATACGCCAGGCAGCGGCTGGTCACCGCGCACCGCTCTGGGTTGCCATGGAATACCGCTATATGCCGCCGGTGGCCGCCCTACTGGGCCAGATTCGCAGCGGCGCGCACGGCGTGACCCGACAGTTCAGCGTGCGCGAGCATCGCTTCCCCTTCCTGACCAAGGTCGGCGACTGGAACCGGTTTAATAAAAACACTGGTGGCACTTTGGTTGAAAAATGCTGTCATTTTTTCGATCTGATGCGTTTGCAGTCCCAGAGTGAAGCGATTCGAGTCTTCGCCTCCGGCGGCATCGACGTCAACCATCTCGACGAACGCTATGACGGCCAGGCACCGGATATCCTCGATAATGCCTACGTCATAGTGGATTTTGCCAACGGTCAACGGGCCCTATTGGAACTGTGTATGTTTGCCGAGGGCTCGCGCTATCAAGAAGAGCTCTGTGCGCTTGGCGAACGGGGTAAGTTGGAAGCCTCGGTGCCCGGACCGGGCCGGTTTTGGAATACCGAGTTGGGTCCTGCACCCACTCCACAGCTGGTATTCAGTCCCCGTCAGCCGAGCGGCCCAGTGATCACCTCGATACCGGTCGACCCGACCCTGCTGGCCGCAGGCGATCACAATGGCTCGACCTACTACCAGCACCTGGGCTTTTATCGGGCCATTACCGACGGTCAAGCTGTCGAGGTATCGGTCGCCGATGGGCTCAAGGCCGTCGTGCTCGGTTTGGCCGCCCAACAGTCGATTGCCACCGGTCTCGCGGTCGCAATAAGCAACGATGGCTGGCATTTCGAATAG
- a CDS encoding GntR family transcriptional regulator, with amino-acid sequence MSNQISERINADFGARQGKRRPMYVQVSELLLREINAGHWREGERLPIEADLAVELKVAVGTLRKALALLENDGLVERRQGSGTYVKRPAREAVYQLFRLELLDGGGTPHAQTLAVRKEANTEVAERFSCPADTLFWRIERKRFLNQSAIAAEEMWVRAAHAETLSAAELDESLYRHYREHFGFWISRVEDRLRVFPATDWAATILDLPPASALGWIERLSWSADDRVEEYSRTWFNPAICHYVSRMS; translated from the coding sequence TTGAGCAACCAGATTAGCGAGAGAATTAATGCCGACTTCGGCGCCCGTCAGGGTAAACGACGACCCATGTACGTTCAGGTCAGTGAACTGCTCTTAAGGGAAATTAATGCCGGCCATTGGCGCGAAGGGGAACGACTGCCAATCGAGGCCGATCTGGCGGTTGAACTGAAGGTCGCTGTCGGAACGCTGCGGAAAGCCCTGGCTTTACTCGAGAATGACGGCCTGGTAGAGCGTCGGCAGGGCTCCGGAACCTATGTCAAACGGCCCGCACGAGAAGCGGTCTATCAACTCTTTCGCTTGGAGCTACTGGACGGTGGTGGCACACCACACGCCCAAACCCTGGCTGTGCGCAAAGAAGCCAACACAGAAGTCGCTGAACGTTTTAGTTGCCCCGCCGATACGCTTTTTTGGCGCATTGAACGCAAGCGCTTCTTGAACCAGAGCGCGATCGCGGCGGAAGAAATGTGGGTCCGCGCCGCGCATGCTGAAACGCTCAGCGCAGCCGAACTGGATGAGTCCCTGTATCGACATTATCGCGAGCATTTTGGCTTCTGGATCAGCCGGGTTGAGGATCGTCTGCGCGTTTTTCCGGCGACAGATTGGGCTGCAACCATACTCGATTTACCACCCGCTAGCGCCTTGGGCTGGATAGAGCGGCTCAGCTGGTCCGCTGATGACCGTGTCGAAGAGTACTCCCGCACCTGGTTTAACCCGGCCATCTGCCATTACGTCTCAAGGATGTCCTAA